The nucleotide window GGCAGCCAGCTCAAAGTGATCCTGCAGCTCCATCGCCGCCACAATCAGATGGTACAGCGTACTGGCAGGCGCAATATCGACCACCACTTCATCATTGGTACCGCGCTGGTCTACATAGGAGCCGGGGGTGGACGCACAAAGGTAATAGGTGAATAGATCATCTACCGCTTTTACCGCAATGGCTTCAGCCTGTGGATTGCCCGCGCGGATCTGCACCAAACTCGCTTTGATCAGCTCAGTGATTCCCCAACAGCGCTTGTTGCGGTCAATCACGTCACCGGTGTAGGACACAGCATCAAACAGCAATCCGGATTTATCCATGCCGATTTCAAGACCGCGCGAATACAGCGCCTTGGTGTAATAAGCAACCGGGCGACCGGTACGGCGATGATACCAATCCAGCAGCCAGATCCACTCCATCATATGGCCAGGCTCAACCGTATCGCCTTTGGCATTGGGCAGGCGCTTCCAGTTTTCGTCAAAAAACTCAAACAACACCCCGTGCTCCGCATCGAAAAAATGCGCCTGAAACAAGGCAAACAACTCCCCTACGCGCGCCAGATACTTCGCATCGCCGCTGGCATCATAGAGCGCGAGAAAGGACTCAAACAAATGCATATGGGGATTCTGACGACGGCAGGCGTAGTCGTAATCACCTTCAATCCAACCGCCGACTGCAGAGCCGAAACGTGCATCCAAATGGGCGATCAGCCTGTCGGCCTCTTCCAGATAGACTTTTTCGCCCGAGGCGCGATAACACCAGGCGTTAGCCAACAGGAAAAAGGCATGGTCATACAGATCTTGTTTGGTATCGATGACTTTCCATTCGCTATTCAGCAAATGGGTATAGCCACCGCCCGCCGTTGGATGGGCAGCGGTTTTGTGGACAAAATCGAGCAGGTTTTTAGCAACGGTTTTGCCCTCTGCGCACCAGCCACGGTGATAGGCAGCGGCAAAGAAAAACGCTTGTCGCGCTTGCACCCGCACACGGGTACTGCACGTCAGGTCAGGTACACCGGCGGGCGTTAACCGCTCATAGTTGGCCTTGGTTTGTGGCTCTATGCCGCGTGCCAACCACAGAGGCAGGGCATCATTTTTGATCCAGTTTTCCAGGCGACTGGCCGCCGCTCGCAATGCTTGTGTCATAAGAATTCCCAATTCGCAGCGCCGCCCCTGGCGAGAAAGTAATGATCGGATGAATTGCGGCTGATGTAGCAGGGGCATTGTGCGCGAGGAACAACAGAGGCGCAAATCGCATATAAAAAACCCCGGCGAACCGGGGCGCAAAAACACAACAGCGGGCTATGGCTTAGCAATTCATCATTCAATAGGACTGCTCAGGACTCCGCGCCTTCCGCCACCATAAGATAACTTTCACACGCAAAAAGTAACCGTTTGCAATACTAAATTAATGAATAAAAAGACATTAGCGACAATATTATCCACATAAATGTAACCGGTTTCAATAAATCCATTATAAGTCTCGCCAAATTTTTAGATATGACACAAGGGTGCGACACATAAATTGCCGCAAAGGATCACAAAATCAGAAGATTATTGGGGCAGCTATAAAAAACCCCGGTAAACCGGGGCTCTGGAAGGATGGAAAACTACTGGGGCAGGAAATCAAAAGTCTGGTTGAGCGTTGTTCTTGCCACATTGGATGCAGGGAAAACGATCTGTTTGATGCGCAACAGGATCTTCGCTTCCAGATCGCTATCACCCAGTTCGCTGGATACCAGCGTAGCTTCAACTATACGACCATTGGGATCGATGACGATTTTCACCACCATCTTGCCTTCAAGTGCAGCATTCTGGCGCAAGGCACGATTGTAAATCGAATAAATAGCGCCTTTATGCTGCTCCATAATTTTGCGGATTTCTTCCTCGCTGCGCGCCGCTCCCCCTGCACCATTGCTATTACCCGCCGTTGCCTGGCCGGATTTTTTAGTGCCATCGGCAAGGCCGCTTTTGACTTTGGTGGTCTCACGCCCGGACAGCGCAACACCGCCGGTATCGCGGCTGAGGTTTGCGGTATTGATGCCGCCGCTGGCTTTTTTGGCTGTGCTAGTCAGCATAGCGCGATCAACCTGCGCAGCTTCACCCGTGCTATTAGTTACGGTGGTTGCTGCCGTTTCTACCGCTGAGGTTTGCAGCATATCGCGCATTTCAGCGAGGTCATCTTTAAACTGCATAACACCGCTGTTTTCCGCTTGCTCGCGCGCTTTTTCCACGGTTTGTTTCGGTGGCGCTTTTACTGGCTCTTTGGGCTTTTCAACAGGCTTGGGCTCCGGTTTTACCTCTTCGGGTTTTGGCTCCGGCTTTTTCTCTTCCGGTTTTGGGGGCTCAACCGGTTTGGGCGGTGGCAACTCCTGTTTTTCCAGCACCACGCGCGCCAATTGTGGCGGCAACTTTTCTTTTTCCTCGCGCGCGATGTCAGGCACATTGACCAATGTGACAATCACACTCGCCACCACCATCGCCACCAAAAATCCCGACAGGATTTTGGTAAAGCGTTTGTCGTCTTCGATGGACGAGCTCCAGGGCAGCGCCAGATTAAACAGTGGGCTAGTGGCCATATCAGCCTCCTCCCGCATCGGCGCTAATGTCTTTTTGCGTCACTGCAAGTGATATGGCGCGATACTCTGCTGCTGCACAGGTTGCCATGATTTTTTTCAGAGTTGCATAAGGCAGCTTCTGGTCAGCCATGATAGTTACAGGGCGACCCGTTAATTCCTCTTCCGGTTTTAACGGACCCGCTTTCTGCGCCTGATATTTCAACTCCGTTTCAAGCGGGATAAATTTATCATCCGTACTGGCCAACAATTCCGTCACTTTGCCCACACTGCGCCCGCCGACCATTACATCGGTTGCGCTCACAACGACCAGCAAATTATTTTCCGGCACTTGCTCGGAAACCGATGCCGGTAATTTGATGCTTTTATCTGCCTGTAAAACTTCTACATCACCGGAATTTACCAACAGGAAAAATACCAGAATGGTAAAAATATCCATCAGCGACACCAAATTTAATTTGGATGCCTGATTCAAACGACGGTGATGTTTTGCCATACGCTTGGCGCGCAGCGATTGCTTCATTGCGACCCTCCTGCAGCAGGCGCTACAAGACCGGTTGATTCTCCTGGTGGCGGTGCATCACCCAAGGCAATTTCCGGAAATAATTCTGCATCCACAACCGATGCAGCAACGACAGCTTTGAATGAACGCACCGTATCCATAGTGCTCACCAGCGTTTGGTAATCTGTTTCTTTTTCCGAAAGAATATAAATATCTTTTTTCTGGATACCTTTATCTTCCAACAGACGTTTGGTTTCCTGCAGCACACTTGCGAGCATCGTGTAGTCGTATTCGCCTGCAGGTGTCTTTTCAATCCACTTAAGTTTTATCCCCGCCGGATAATTCACTTCAAATTTGTCAGCGCGAATAATTAATTCCAATTGCTGCGGCGGCTCTTCCGTAGGTGGCGTGCTGGAATCTGCCATATCCGGCAATTTCAAATCCAATACGGTCGTGCGCGCGAGCACCATACTCATCAACAATACCGGTACCAATATGATCATCAAATTCATAAAGGAAGTAATGTCGAGGTCTGCGTCCTCTTTAAATCGCCGTTTAATGCGCATAGGTGTAAATCCTATTCGTTAGCCCGTTAAACGCTTATTGCGCCGCTTGTGGTTTTGCAGCAGAAGTATCCTGAGTGCGCGTGCGCGGAACATCTTGCACATGGGTGATGATGTTCAGGCATTTCACACCGGCCATTTCAAGGCTATCGATAATTTCAGTGGTTTTACTTTGCAGCATGGAGTGAATCAGCAGCAGAGGAATCGCCGCGACCAAACCAAACGCAGTGGTGTTCATCGCGACCGCAATAGATGAAGACAAGAGCGCCGCTTTTTCAGCGGGGTCTGCACTGGCCACGGCGGTAAATGCCTGAATCAAACCGATGATGGTGCCCAACAATCCAAGCAGCGTAGAAATATTGGCGAGTGTTGCTAAATAAGGCGTACGTTTTTCCAAACGCGGCATAGCTTCCATCACACCTTCTTCCATCGCCAATTCAACATCATCACGGCGCGGTGACTGCGCCATACGTGCGATACCCGCTGCGATAATACGTGCAATCGGTGCATCAACACTTTTGCCCAAATTGATTACACCCGCGTAATCTTTCTTCTGCAACATCGGCAATATGCGATCAAACGCCTGACGGTTGGAACTTTTGGCCGATGACAATACAACCCAACGTTCAACAGCGATTGCCAACCCCACCACCAATACCACCGCGATGGGATACATAAAGGCACCGCCTTCTTGAAAAAAACGAATCAGAGTATCCATAACCTTATTAACCTCGAAAAAAAGAAAACAAAAAAATAATGTATAAAATAATGAATCCAATTTACATCAATACTTACTCATCTGGCTGATCCAGTTCGCCTGCCGCCTCCAAACTGCGCTGCATTTCATCGCGCTCAATGTGCCCGAATATCGCATCTTCCTGGCTGCTTAACATTTCCATTTCCAGATCAGGGCTTAACGGTGATTGCCAAGGCAATATGTACATCACCCGCGGTTGCTCCTGATTTCCGGTCACGGTTGTTTGCAGATTAATATTGGCTTCACGGATCATTTGTTTACCCGCCGGAGCCGATGGTTTTTCAGAGGATTGTGCAGAGCTGGCCGCCTCTGTATTGCCTGCGGTTTTTTCTTGCGCGGCATCCTGCGCTTGCGCTGTTAATACAAATAAAAAACACACCAGCACTAACAATAATTTATTCATCACTGGCTTCCTCTTTTTCACCAGCTTGTTCTTTTTCACCAGTCTGGTCTTTATCATCAATCCGGTCTTTATCATCAGCCTGATTAATACCAAACTCGCCAACATCGTTCGTCAACGGAGCTTGTACTGGCTCGGATACGGCCGCTTTTTTTGGCTTGGGTGCTATACCCAAGCGACGCTGCAAATCGGCAATCCAACTGACAACCTGTTTGTCATCGCCGCCACGCAATTGCAAATACGCCTCATAATGCGGCAAAGCCTCTGCGCTTTTGCCCATATATAAATCGTAAAGTATGGCGATATTTTTATGGCTCTCGGCATGAAATGGCCAGATGCTTAAGGCTTTTTTGTAATTGCTTTCTGCTTCAGAAAATTTACCGGCTTCACGCTGCAAAATAGCCAGTTGGTTATAGGCATCCAGATTGGTGTGATTGGCCATGATGGCATCGTTGAATGCTTGCTCAGCGCGTTTATTTTCTTGTTGCGCGCGATATACCAACCCTAAATTAAGATGCGCACCCGACAATTTGTTATTTTCCGCAATCACTTTTTCCAAATGGGATTGTGCTAGCGCCCACTGCTTATTGCGCATGGCCCGTGTTGCATCGGCAAATGATTGTTGTGCGGCACGGCTCACGGATGGACGATTTTGTAAATACGGGTTAGGCGTTACAGGACCAGCAGGTAATATGGATGCACCCGCTTCAACACTTTCGGACAAAGCGGGTGTGTTTTCCTTATCGGATTGCGCGTCGCTTTTTTTAGCTGGCGATGAGGAGCAGGCAGATAGAAAGCCAACAATAACAATTGTTGCGATGTGATTAGTGAATCTCATTACTCACCTCCACACGCGATTCCATTTTGTTGTAGCGCGCCGGTAACAATTTAGCGAGCGCATCAAAACTGCGTTTCACACCTGTATCGTAGGTGCCTTTCCAACTGCGCTGCGCATTAGCCTGATGGATTTCTATCGCTTTTTCTTCAAACGGATAAGCTTGTTCTTCCAACAGAATTTCATATTGCTCAAGCGCCAGATCATCAAGGTCTTTTGGCCGCTGGGAATTCATAAGGTCACGGCTCAATTGCGCGTAGACTTCGCCAATTTTAAAACTCGCTTCAGTGGTAAATTCACCCACCCCGAATGCCAATATTTGTTCTTGCGCTTTTAACGCTTTTTCCATTGCAGCGCGCTTACGCTGCAAACTATTTTTGAGCGGCAGGGTTAATTGGATGCGGGTAAATTCATCGTAAGATGCTTGTGCCAATTCTGTTTGTGCACTTGCAGCCATCCAGGTGGAGCGATCTGTTTTGTCTGCGCCGGCGCGATTGTGCGTGTTAATAATATTTTGCAACCAATACAACCGCTTGGCTTTATCGCCTGCCAATTCATATAGCTCTGTTAATTTAAATTGCGCTTCCAGATTATTCGCGAGCGGGCGCGGATATTCTGTTGCATAACGGCGATACTGCTCGATGGCTTGCGCGCGCTTGCCGGATTTTTCATACAGCTCAGCGCCCATGTACAGCGATTGGCGTTTGACATCAGGGTCAGTGCTGGTGCGCTCCATCACCACCAATTCATCGGCCGCTTGTTGCCATTTATTTTGGTTTTGGTAAATCAATACCATTTTCGCAGGCAAGGTAGATGCTAATTGATGGCTGGGATATTTTTTGCGGAAACCTAAGTACACATTTTCAGCTTGCGCCCATTTTTCCTGCTCAATCAAATACACGCCTGCGTCGTATTGCGCTTTAATGGCAATTTCAGTATCCGGCGTGACTTGGGTTATACGCAACAGTTGTGCGACAGCAGAATCTTTATCGCCAAACTCCAAACTGGCTTGCGCTTGTTGGTAAATGCTGGCCGCAATACGCTCACGCACTTGCTGTGCATTCGGCGCGCCGGGCGCGTTGCCATAGGCAGGCAATAAATTTAACACTTGAAAATACGCCTGCTCTGCAGCGGCATATTCTTTGGTTTCAAAACGGCTGTGCCCGAGGATCAACCAACTGGAAAATAATAATTTTCCTTCGGCGGGCGGCTGCCACTCAATAACGCGCTCGGCCACCATTTTGGCATCATCGTAACGCTCTTGCTGCAGCAAATCATTTGCTGCTTCTGCAAGCACCAAAACCGCGCGCGGATCAGTTCTGTATACATCGGCAAAATTCAACGCATTTTGAATTTTACGATTTTGCCATTCTTGTAAACGGTTATCGGGCAAACTGCGTGCCGACTGAATTAATTGCTGCGGCAATAAAATTGCTGCGTACCCGGAATCTGCACCGCGCAATTTATCCATGTAACCGTAAGCGACCTGCTCATAGGCATCCATCGCAGCGGGTAAATCACCTGCTTCATTAAGCGACTCAGCTAACAGAAATGTCATCTCGGCAACTTGTGCATCCTTGGAAAAGGTTTCTACAAATTCGCGATACCATTTTGCAGCGCGACCAAATGCTACTGTCGCCTCCGGATTTTTTGCCGCTTTTAATGTCTGTGCCTGAGCGTGCTCAAATTGCGCCAGTTCTTGCAGCGACTGGTGTAAATACGCCAACGCGTTATCGCCAATTGCGCCTTTGCGTTGCGTCCAATAATTACTACTAATTCCGTAACGCTCAGCAAAATCCTGTTTTGCAGGCAGTACCAAGGTAGGGAAATCACCCTGCTGATAAACATCAATCACTTTGATACTGAAGCTGGGTGCAAAATCAGAATTGGCATTGTGTTGCACAAAATGTTGATAGGTTTCGGCGCTATCGGTGTAGCGTTTTTGATCGAGATACAACTGCCCTAATTGTTGATACAACAAATATTCGTAAACGCGGCCACCGCCTAATTCTGTTTGCAATTGACTGATGGATTTTGCCCCGTCCAAATAAGACAGCGACAAACCCATTACACGCAAGGTATCTTTTACCAGGTTCGCTTTGGATGCGCCTATATCGGCGAGTGTTGCATCAACATCATTCGCGCTCGGGGCATGCCCGATGAGTTGATCGAGTACTAGCGCAAAAGATTTCAGTGCAAGATCATAATCACCGCGCTTGAATTGCGCCCAGCCTTTCATGTACAGCGCATTTTGTTTGAGTTCGGGATTATTTCCTTTTACCACCGCATCGTAGTTGCGCTCTGCAGCTGCGTAATCGCCATCGGAAAAGGATTTTTCGGCGCGACGGAATTGTGTTTCTGCCATAAACGCAGAATTGGGATTGGTGCCCGCCAATTGATCCAACACTTGCGAGGCTTCGTCGTTGCGCCCATCGAGCGACATCGCTTTAGCCAATTTATAGCGCAGCTGATCTGCCTCAATCCCTTTGACGGGCTGCGGATTTTCCGCCTGCATTTTTAACAGCTCGCGATACATCGCAACGGGCTTATCGTAAAAACGGCGCAGATCTGATGCGTCCAGCTGGGCCTTTTCGGCGCGCGCCATTTCAAGGTCAGCCAAGCGCACCATAATTTGTTGGCGCAATGCAGGATCTTCCGCTGCCGCCAATGCGCGCTGGTAACTTTGTTCGATGCGCGCCATATCAACAACTTCTACTTTGGCTTTACCATCGGGAATTTTTGCAGCCGGTAAATCGGCCAGGGTTTTTCCACGGCCATCATCGCCCAAACCGACAACACTACAGCCTTGTAGTTGTATTAATCCGCTCACGAGTAATGCGAGCATGGAAATGCGGAAAAGTGGTTGGTTAAGGTGCTTCATTCTGGTTGCTTCCTTAACTCGGCATCGTACAAGCGCGCTACCGCAAGGTGCGCCTGCGCCAAATAATTATTCAGGCGCTTTTCATGTGCCGCGAGTTGCTGGTCAACCTGGGTACGCAACAATTGTGTTTGGCGAGCAAGCAGGGTATCGGTATTTGATAACTTATCGGCAACTTCTTTTTGCAGTACTTGCAAGCGCGCAAGTGTTGGCTGGATGTCCATGCTGGTTGCGGTGATGTCTTCAATGTGGAGGCGCGTTTTGGCAATACTTTCTAGCGATTGATCAATCGCTTTTAATTCTGCTTGCTGCGCAGCAAGGCGCGCCGGATATTCCTGTGCGGCATTCCATAACAATATCCCACCAAACATTGCAATACGGCGCTCCAGCTCAGCAGTGTCTTGCCCTGCGACTTTCATGCGCGCGATGGTTTGCTGGCCTTTTTCCACGCGTTCATACAGCGATCGCGTGTCGTCATCGGCCAGGGCGATGTAGTTTTCGCCACTATCGATTTGTGCCAAACGCTGCGCCAATTGATCGCGCGCCGCTTGCAATTTTTGCGCTTGCTGGCCAATCACATCTTGCTTCAACATTTGATCTTGTCGGTTACGGATATTTTGTTTTTGCAAAAGCAATTCCTGATAGGCATCTAACTTGGGCAACCATTGCTGTAATAGTGATTGCAACCGCAGTAGATCGCGCAAATCAAGCACGGCAGTCTGGAATGTATTTTTGGCAAATAATTCATTGAGGTAGGCAGAGCGGGTTTTGATAATACTGGTGCTATCCAACTTCAACCAGTTTTGTCCGTCATCGGTGACAACTGCAGTGAGCGCGCCCGCATCGGATTCACCGCCTTCCACTTTATTACTATGATTACCTCGTAGAAGAGCATTAGCTTCTTCGGCAGGAACAGGGTCACTGCCAACCACGGTTAACAATTCTTCTGCTGTGAGGGTTGCGCGCATGTCGCGGATTAATTGTAATTCGCGCACCAGCAATTCTTCCGCCGTTTGGTAGGCAGCAATAGCTTCACCTTGCGCCTGTAATTTTTCATACGCAAAAGGCAGTGCAAGCAATGATTCCTGTACGGCGGGATACATCAAACTGCGCGTGCGTAGCAATTGCCAAGGGCGCAGGGCTTCATCGTATTCTTCTTGCGCGACAGCAGCCCAACCGTAACCTAATAATGCCTGGTTGGCGTAAATGCCATCGAGCCGCACTTTGGTAAATTCACGTATTGCCGCAGCGTATTTTTTTTCCGAGAGATAGGTATAACCGATGGCGGTGTAGGCTTTGTCTTGCAGTGCCCACTGTTCTTTTTTACGCAGTGGGTTGTCGCTAATATCGATATCGGCCAACTCATTAAAAAAGTCTTGCGCTGTTTTAAAGTTGCCCTGACGCGCATGGGCTGCACCCAGATTGTAAAGCGCATAAGGATTCCATGAACGCAATTCGTCCTCGTCAATATCATTCAACGCAAGATCTGCATATTGATTATTGCGGATACGGATATTGAGTTGCAGCGCTTGCATTTGCGCACGCAGTGATGGTTTAAATTCTTTACTCACACGCGCAAAACTTTGTTCGGCTGCACTCCAATTACCACGGGTGTAGTGCAGCTTTCCCAAGTAAAACCAGGCGGCATCGCGCACCGATTGCGGGCGACGTTCATCTTGTAAAATTTGCGTGAATACCGCCTCGGCATGATGCTGCATACCAAATGCAAGGCTGACACCACCAGCAATTAATTCCGGATTATCACTGTGTCCTTGAATACCATCGCGCGTATCGGCAACCATTAACTCGGCAAGCGCGGCAACATAATCCTGCTGATAGTAATGATAGAGCGCGACGCCGTAGCGCAAATCAGCCACTGAGGTTTTAGGTTTTTCTTTGGCGTAGGTTGAAGCAATGCAACTCAATGCACACAGTAAAAGGCCAAAGCGAGCAAGGCTATGCATTACATCTGCCATTGCTTGATTTCAAATACGGGCTGCAATTGTGCGCTGGAATCGACAATACGTAATTCAAGCACAAGTGGATCCTGCGCTTTGGTGACAACCAGTTTTGCACCGCGCTTGTAATCGCGCTGGGGGCCGCGCCCGGTAAAGAACGCACTGATTTCGTGCTCACCGGCTTTTAAATTGCCGATATACAAACGCTGTACACCACCGCGGAATAACGCTTTGGTTTGTTTATCTGTGTAGAGTTCGCTGGCGACCAATTTGTTGTTGATCTCCAACTTGACCGCATCCAATGCAAAGTAAGCGCCCAGATCCATCGATACATAAACCGCTATCTGGCTGCTGGCGGGATACAACAACTCTTCTTCGAGAATCAGCAAATCGCGATTAAGGGTCAGCACCGATTCCTTGAGCGATTCAACATCGCTTGCGGCCTCTTGCGCGAATGACAGAGCACTGCTGAACAGCGGCAGGAATACGGCGAGGTGAAGCCAGTGGCGCAGCAATTTGCGCAAAGGGTGGATCATCGTCTTTCTCCGGATTTTTTATGTTTGCGCGCCCATCGCCGCTGCATGAGTTTGGCACTCATGGCCACCTTGAGCAAATCATTCTAGAAGCCAATATGGATCTTGGATGTGACACTGAGCACAGTTGATCTGGCGCTTGAGTGATTTTTTTATGAGCACGATCAAGCCCTGCACAAAAGTGACAAGCTGGGGCAAAAAGTGCGACTTTAGGAAACCACCAAAGACAAGTCTGGAAAAGTTTAGATGGTTTTTGAGGAGGGGCAAAACCCCGCTATTGCTGCACGCAATAGCGAGGGAGGGGCGAACTTATGAGGAGGTAAACTTATTCAGCGATACGAATCGTATCCAGATTGATATAGCCGTAGGGCAAAGGATGGTCGGTTGCATAAATATGTACTGCAAGCTTGCGCACATCTGCCGCATTAAACCCACCGGCAAAATTGCTCCCCAAACGGGTGCTCACTTGTTGCCATTGTTTGTCTATCATCCCCTGGCTACTAAAACGCTCGGTGGACGCCTGACGATTAGCACCATCGGTTGCGATAAGTGCAAACTCTATCGGACTCCTGAAATCCGGAGCGGCAGACGATACCAATTTAATCTGCAAACTTACTTCTTTGTTTTTGATATTGATCGCTTTGCCAAGATCATGCTCCAGCGCCCAGTGATCCATACTGCTCATCCAGTAAGGGAAAGTGACCAACCCTTGTGATAGAAATTTCTCGCTCTGTGCAATAGCGCCACCATAGGTCACAAACTTCCAATTGCCGACGGAATCCTGGGTATTGAAGTGCTCTGCGAAAACATCCTTGGCTGCGCTGATACTGCCTGTACCTTTTACCCATTGGATATTATCCACTTGGAAGGAAACGCCAGTTTGTACGCCGTCTTCTATCGACGGACGAATCAGGAACCCGGTATCTACTCTTTTCAAATCGAGACCATCGCGCACCATATCGGCAATATTGAGCTCGACGGTTTGCCATTGATTGAGAAAATTAACCGGAACCTTGGCGGAGTGGGATGTGCAAGGCCACACGCATTCAACGATGACTTCAAACAGCATTTGCCCACGCTGGGCATCGTAGGCATCACCAAAACT belongs to Cellvibrio sp. pealriver and includes:
- a CDS encoding AGE family epimerase/isomerase is translated as MTQALRAAASRLENWIKNDALPLWLARGIEPQTKANYERLTPAGVPDLTCSTRVRVQARQAFFFAAAYHRGWCAEGKTVAKNLLDFVHKTAAHPTAGGGYTHLLNSEWKVIDTKQDLYDHAFFLLANAWCYRASGEKVYLEEADRLIAHLDARFGSAVGGWIEGDYDYACRRQNPHMHLFESFLALYDASGDAKYLARVGELFALFQAHFFDAEHGVLFEFFDENWKRLPNAKGDTVEPGHMMEWIWLLDWYHRRTGRPVAYYTKALYSRGLEIGMDKSGLLFDAVSYTGDVIDRNKRCWGITELIKASLVQIRAGNPQAEAIAVKAVDDLFTYYLCASTPGSYVDQRGTNDEVVVDIAPASTLYHLIVAAMELQDHFELAAQ
- a CDS encoding AgmX/PglI C-terminal domain-containing protein — translated: MATSPLFNLALPWSSSIEDDKRFTKILSGFLVAMVVASVIVTLVNVPDIAREEKEKLPPQLARVVLEKQELPPPKPVEPPKPEEKKPEPKPEEVKPEPKPVEKPKEPVKAPPKQTVEKAREQAENSGVMQFKDDLAEMRDMLQTSAVETAATTVTNSTGEAAQVDRAMLTSTAKKASGGINTANLSRDTGGVALSGRETTKVKSGLADGTKKSGQATAGNSNGAGGAARSEEEIRKIMEQHKGAIYSIYNRALRQNAALEGKMVVKIVIDPNGRIVEATLVSSELGDSDLEAKILLRIKQIVFPASNVARTTLNQTFDFLPQ
- a CDS encoding biopolymer transporter ExbD, which translates into the protein MKQSLRAKRMAKHHRRLNQASKLNLVSLMDIFTILVFFLLVNSGDVEVLQADKSIKLPASVSEQVPENNLLVVVSATDVMVGGRSVGKVTELLASTDDKFIPLETELKYQAQKAGPLKPEEELTGRPVTIMADQKLPYATLKKIMATCAAAEYRAISLAVTQKDISADAGGG
- a CDS encoding biopolymer transporter ExbD, translated to MRIKRRFKEDADLDITSFMNLMIILVPVLLMSMVLARTTVLDLKLPDMADSSTPPTEEPPQQLELIIRADKFEVNYPAGIKLKWIEKTPAGEYDYTMLASVLQETKRLLEDKGIQKKDIYILSEKETDYQTLVSTMDTVRSFKAVVAASVVDAELFPEIALGDAPPPGESTGLVAPAAGGSQ
- a CDS encoding MotA/TolQ/ExbB proton channel family protein, yielding MDTLIRFFQEGGAFMYPIAVVLVVGLAIAVERWVVLSSAKSSNRQAFDRILPMLQKKDYAGVINLGKSVDAPIARIIAAGIARMAQSPRRDDVELAMEEGVMEAMPRLEKRTPYLATLANISTLLGLLGTIIGLIQAFTAVASADPAEKAALLSSSIAVAMNTTAFGLVAAIPLLLIHSMLQSKTTEIIDSLEMAGVKCLNIITHVQDVPRTRTQDTSAAKPQAAQ
- a CDS encoding tetratricopeptide repeat protein — encoded protein: MRFTNHIATIVIVGFLSACSSSPAKKSDAQSDKENTPALSESVEAGASILPAGPVTPNPYLQNRPSVSRAAQQSFADATRAMRNKQWALAQSHLEKVIAENNKLSGAHLNLGLVYRAQQENKRAEQAFNDAIMANHTNLDAYNQLAILQREAGKFSEAESNYKKALSIWPFHAESHKNIAILYDLYMGKSAEALPHYEAYLQLRGGDDKQVVSWIADLQRRLGIAPKPKKAAVSEPVQAPLTNDVGEFGINQADDKDRIDDKDQTGEKEQAGEKEEASDE
- a CDS encoding tetratricopeptide repeat protein; the protein is MKHLNQPLFRISMLALLVSGLIQLQGCSVVGLGDDGRGKTLADLPAAKIPDGKAKVEVVDMARIEQSYQRALAAAEDPALRQQIMVRLADLEMARAEKAQLDASDLRRFYDKPVAMYRELLKMQAENPQPVKGIEADQLRYKLAKAMSLDGRNDEASQVLDQLAGTNPNSAFMAETQFRRAEKSFSDGDYAAAERNYDAVVKGNNPELKQNALYMKGWAQFKRGDYDLALKSFALVLDQLIGHAPSANDVDATLADIGASKANLVKDTLRVMGLSLSYLDGAKSISQLQTELGGGRVYEYLLYQQLGQLYLDQKRYTDSAETYQHFVQHNANSDFAPSFSIKVIDVYQQGDFPTLVLPAKQDFAERYGISSNYWTQRKGAIGDNALAYLHQSLQELAQFEHAQAQTLKAAKNPEATVAFGRAAKWYREFVETFSKDAQVAEMTFLLAESLNEAGDLPAAMDAYEQVAYGYMDKLRGADSGYAAILLPQQLIQSARSLPDNRLQEWQNRKIQNALNFADVYRTDPRAVLVLAEAANDLLQQERYDDAKMVAERVIEWQPPAEGKLLFSSWLILGHSRFETKEYAAAEQAYFQVLNLLPAYGNAPGAPNAQQVRERIAASIYQQAQASLEFGDKDSAVAQLLRITQVTPDTEIAIKAQYDAGVYLIEQEKWAQAENVYLGFRKKYPSHQLASTLPAKMVLIYQNQNKWQQAADELVVMERTSTDPDVKRQSLYMGAELYEKSGKRAQAIEQYRRYATEYPRPLANNLEAQFKLTELYELAGDKAKRLYWLQNIINTHNRAGADKTDRSTWMAASAQTELAQASYDEFTRIQLTLPLKNSLQRKRAAMEKALKAQEQILAFGVGEFTTEASFKIGEVYAQLSRDLMNSQRPKDLDDLALEQYEILLEEQAYPFEEKAIEIHQANAQRSWKGTYDTGVKRSFDALAKLLPARYNKMESRVEVSNEIH